In Leishmania panamensis strain MHOM/PA/94/PSC-1 chromosome 13 sequence, the genomic stretch CCGTGGGATCGCTGTAAGCGACTTCCAGGCGTTACAAAACTGCGTGGGGCCTGCGCGTGCCCGTTCTTCGGCCGCACGCCCTTCTCGAGAGTGGGTGGGCGAGGCCCTGTGTGGCGTGGCGACTCCCCAAAACCCGGATGCATGCCGAAGCAGAGCGCCGCACTCTGTTAGGCGTTCTCTTCTACCTAGTCCGGCCGCATGTTCGGCCACCAACTCTGCTCCTGGGAAGAGTGAGTCGGTCAGTCAACTGCTTTGGTGCCCTGCCCTTGCTGAGTGCAGCGCGCGAAGCGCAGTCACAGCAAAAATGCTCAGTCGTAAGCTCCTCTGGCACTTTCTTCACTCGAGGCGGCTCATTTGATTCGCGGAGGCCGCGCCGGCTATCGACCCTGTCGCCCCAAAACGTGGGGGGAACGGAAAAATAGCGCCGGGTtagtcagagagagagtgagtgagtgagatCGAGGAAGAAAACGCAACGCACTTCGCTGTGTGGATGCGGGCTCGCTATCCTCTCCGCGTACGTGTCCGTTTCCCGCACAGCTGAGTGGCTCTGCAGGAGCGAGCGCGTCTGTGCGTATGCTGGTCTATTACCTGGTCAACTGCAGATGAgctgcgctttctctcttctcggaggaggaaaagcagcagtacacaaagaggggaagtAGGCAGGGTAAGGATAGGCAGCACACTGGGGAGAGCCATGAAGGGCGACAAGAGCCAACATCGTACAGACAGCAACGTGCGCCACCCAGAGAAGATTCCaacaggaaagagggggtgTGAAAACGCAACACGCAACCAAAGGCACAAACGCCCATATGTGGGCTACAAAACCAATCGCACCGATCTGCATCaacgcacgtgcgcacaaCACGCCTCCCGCCAGAGCGCCACAGCCAAGTCCCTCGCGTCAAAGAGGGTGTCCCGCCATCAGACCCCCAGCAGGTGTGCAAGCAGCATTCCGGTCACCCAGACGGCAAAGGTCTGCGGCAGACTCGATCAAGACACGCTACTTGCGCGGCTCCGAGTCACCCTTCTCCAACGCCGCTCCCTCGCTGTATATGGCAGTAGTAGGCTTGCCAAGGTCGATCtgtgccgcggcagcagcagtgctgatTCTCTTcagccgctccacctcctctactGCTTTCATGTAtgcctgcgcctccacctgcCGCCGCGTCTCCAGCTGCATCGATTGCTTATTCGTAAACTTGCGCAGCGCGAAGATGTCTTTCTgacgccgccagcaccgcagcactcCGTACAGAGAACCGGCGGTGATAGAGAACCAAAAGATGATGTACATGGAGTGCACTACGGGGGTGAGGTGCACGTAGGTGACCTCGTCCACCTCGCGGCGACGGGGCCACGCGTGTCCACGCACAATGCGCTGATCGTCGCCCGAGAAGTCCTCCAGCATCTCCACGTAGTAGTGGTGGGCACCGTGCTTCTCGGCATTCTTCTTGAGGTGGTCAGCAccccagcggcggcggtagtAGGCCATGGCCATGTTCCACGGCCGcatcgccatccacgacaGGTCTGCTGCCACCGGGCCCTCGTTGTCTGGGCTCGGACCAAAGAGAAGCGACCCGCCCACGAACTCCTCCTTGCGAAGAATGCCGCGGACTTGGGCAGGGGCAAAGCCCTCGCCGATGTACTGCGTCAACATCGTA encodes the following:
- a CDS encoding hypothetical protein (TriTrypDB/GeneDB-style sysID: LpmP.13.0110) — translated: MRPDYMGIMFLCTSVMSFNAGVWQIFRRGQKQQLMENHRNIEKSPLTDLPPENSTVNECEYRRVSLDGSFDNEGSCLVGPRSIPSYKGAANEDESRGGFLVMTPFEIANTGKFVMVNRGWVPIDAGKHRTMLTQYIGEGFAPAQVRGILRKEEFVGGSLLFGPSPDNEGPVAADLSWMAMRPWNMAMAYYRRRWGADHLKKNAEKHGAHHYYVEMLEDFSGDDQRIVRGHAWPRRREVDEVTYVHLTPVVHSMYIIFWFSITAGSLYGVLRCWRRQKDIFALRKFTNKQSMQLETRRQVEAQAYMKAVEEVERLKRISTAAAAAQIDLGKPTTAIYSEGAALEKGDSEPRK